One region of Dokdonia sp. 4H-3-7-5 genomic DNA includes:
- a CDS encoding putative porin: MRGVLILLFCLLQTMLFAQISRIPTKGSSTGIIQQNDNNDPLNAREVSSTNIKKFERPPVEDYKIISIARDTTHVDTTLNIKKDYKFNYLRKDRYGLLPFANTGQTNNTLIYNFNNRRTTPGYIAQARHFAYMEVEDINYYHLPTPLTELFYRSAFEQGQQLDAFFTLNIHPRLNMSIAYKGVRSLGKYQNALTSSGNFRFAGSYRTKNDRYHIRAHWVAQDLLNQENGGLTEQGIEQFNSGEGDFSDRSRLPVNFEDAENILDGTRIYVNHHYNLVQKKDSLKDYSLRVGHIFNSENKFYTYRQDAANAIFGDAFSQTSFSDRTDHEETYNEINAVYEDKKLGQLKFQANALYYDYGYNAVLIQDADGDGVSERVPNRLQGTNIAVGGAYKNRIGGFDIEGEAQVNVVGDFDGYNIYGEAGYSIADDKRFSVSILSNARQASFNHLLFQSNYLNYNWSNQDNYATVKTNTLAAQLDAKSLVNLEASASTIKDYAYFGLGEDGLVESRQSGEAVNHLKISANRDIKFGKFNLDLTATYQNVTGAEGVLNVPDVVGRGSFYFTDRLFKKALFLQTGITANYFTKYNLNGYDPILAEFYVQNTEELGNFPLLDFFINMKVRQTRIFIKAEHFNSSFTGSDFYSAPGYPYRDFNIRFGIVWNFFL; encoded by the coding sequence ATGAGAGGAGTTTTGATTTTATTATTTTGCTTGTTGCAAACCATGCTTTTTGCTCAAATTTCTCGGATCCCTACTAAGGGGTCATCTACGGGTATTATACAGCAAAACGATAATAATGATCCTCTTAATGCCAGAGAGGTTTCTTCTACTAATATCAAGAAGTTTGAAAGACCACCCGTTGAGGATTATAAAATCATATCAATTGCTAGAGATACTACGCATGTAGATACTACGCTTAATATAAAGAAGGATTACAAATTTAATTACCTGCGCAAAGATAGATATGGGTTATTGCCATTTGCAAATACTGGGCAAACTAATAACACGCTCATCTATAACTTTAATAATAGACGTACTACACCAGGATATATAGCGCAGGCTAGACATTTTGCATATATGGAGGTAGAAGATATTAATTACTACCACCTGCCTACACCGCTTACAGAATTGTTTTATAGAAGTGCCTTTGAGCAAGGGCAGCAGCTAGATGCCTTTTTTACTTTGAATATTCATCCACGACTCAATATGTCTATTGCATATAAAGGAGTGCGTAGCTTAGGTAAATATCAAAACGCCTTAACGAGTTCTGGTAATTTTAGATTTGCAGGAAGCTATCGTACTAAAAATGATAGATATCATATAAGAGCGCACTGGGTTGCACAAGATTTATTAAATCAAGAAAACGGCGGACTAACAGAGCAGGGTATAGAGCAGTTTAATAGTGGTGAAGGTGACTTTAGTGATAGATCAAGATTACCTGTAAATTTTGAGGATGCAGAAAACATACTTGACGGCACACGTATATATGTGAATCATCATTATAACCTTGTCCAGAAAAAAGATAGCCTCAAGGATTATAGTCTTAGAGTAGGGCATATATTTAATAGTGAGAATAAGTTCTATACATATAGACAAGATGCGGCAAATGCAATTTTTGGTGATGCATTTAGCCAGACTAGTTTTTCAGATAGAACAGATCACGAAGAAACCTATAATGAGATCAATGCTGTTTATGAAGATAAAAAACTAGGGCAGCTCAAGTTTCAAGCAAACGCTTTGTATTATGATTATGGATATAACGCAGTGCTTATTCAAGATGCAGATGGAGATGGTGTTTCTGAGCGTGTTCCTAATAGATTGCAGGGAACAAACATTGCTGTAGGTGGAGCCTACAAAAATAGGATTGGAGGATTTGATATAGAAGGAGAGGCACAGGTAAATGTGGTGGGTGATTTTGATGGGTACAATATATATGGAGAAGCGGGATATTCGATAGCAGATGATAAGCGATTCTCTGTGAGTATTCTTAGTAATGCAAGACAAGCTAGTTTTAACCACTTACTGTTTCAGAGTAATTATTTAAACTATAACTGGTCTAATCAAGACAACTATGCTACGGTAAAAACAAATACGCTAGCAGCGCAACTAGACGCAAAGAGTCTCGTAAATCTTGAGGCGTCTGCATCTACTATAAAGGATTACGCATATTTTGGACTTGGAGAAGACGGGCTTGTAGAGTCTCGTCAATCTGGAGAAGCGGTAAATCATTTAAAGATAAGTGCAAATAGAGATATCAAGTTTGGTAAGTTTAACCTAGATCTTACGGCCACCTATCAAAATGTAACAGGGGCAGAGGGTGTACTCAATGTTCCAGATGTAGTAGGTAGAGGTAGTTTTTACTTTACAGACCGTCTCTTTAAGAAAGCATTGTTTCTTCAGACAGGTATCACAGCAAACTACTTTACTAAGTATAATCTCAATGGTTATGATCCTATCTTAGCCGAGTTTTATGTTCAAAACACAGAAGAGCTAGGTAACTTCCCATTATTGGACTTCTTTATTAATATGAAAGTCCGCCAAACACGGATTTTTATAAAAGCAGAACATTTCAATAGTAGTTTTACTGGAAGCGACTTTTACAGTGCCCCTGGATATCCATATAGAGACTTTAATATACGTTTTGGTATTGTGTGGAACTTCTTCTTATAG
- a CDS encoding ribonuclease HII, with translation MLKLKYHTHLIECGTDEAGRGCLAGPVTAAAVMLPDDFINEILTDSKLLTEKKRELLKPIIEEQAIAIGFAHVMMSEIDDINILNASILGMHRSIESMIGTLSRKQKKPQHILVDGNRFKPFPKIDHTTVIKGDGKYLPIAAASIIAKTARDEYMNLIHEEFPMYNWKKNKGYPTKEHREAIRRYGITKYHRKSFKLLPEQYELDFTFKNNS, from the coding sequence ATGCTTAAACTCAAATATCATACTCATCTCATAGAATGTGGCACGGACGAAGCTGGCCGTGGCTGCCTCGCAGGCCCTGTTACGGCTGCTGCCGTAATGCTTCCAGACGACTTCATTAACGAGATACTTACAGATTCTAAACTTCTCACAGAGAAGAAACGTGAATTACTCAAACCTATTATAGAAGAACAAGCAATTGCTATCGGATTTGCTCATGTAATGATGAGTGAGATAGACGATATTAATATCCTTAATGCTTCCATCTTAGGAATGCACCGCAGTATTGAAAGTATGATAGGTACGCTTTCGCGAAAGCAAAAAAAACCACAACACATTCTTGTAGACGGCAATCGGTTTAAACCTTTTCCTAAGATTGACCACACCACAGTTATAAAGGGCGACGGAAAATACTTGCCTATTGCTGCTGCGTCTATTATTGCAAAAACTGCTCGTGATGAATATATGAATCTCATACACGAAGAGTTCCCTATGTACAATTGGAAGAAAAACAAAGGATACCCCACCAAGGAACATCGAGAGGCTATACGCAGATATGGTATTACAAAGTATCATCGCAAGAGCTTTAAGTTACTTCCAGAACAATACGAACTAGATTTTACGTTTAAGAATAACAGCTAA
- a CDS encoding DNA polymerase III subunit alpha codes for MYLNNHSYFSLRYGTISEEELLDLAIHEGCNHFALTDINNTSGCLNFVRRAKEKNIKPIIGVDFRNNTKQCYVALAMNNQGFLEINNYLSKHLHNKTPFPDQAPHFQNVIIIYPFENVMELGKTTFTSNEYIGVRAKDIYKLKFSSLSSLTKKLVILHTVSFRDKRDFNTHRLLRAIDTNVLLSTLPHTDQGSPNDLMYSRKEIAQVFKDYPSLIENTNNLLQECKIDFNFSKDKPSQNLTTLLKSPEADYKKLLELCEKGLKDRYEVVDNIIKGRLKKELDLIKRLDYVAFFLINWKIIEYARSKDYYYVGRGSGANSIVAYLLRITDVDPIELDLYFERFMNLYRATPPDFDIDFSTWDREDVTDYIFKEFKGNHQVALLGSYVTFKHSGAVRELGKVFGLPKYEIDKLSDGRYDPNSLDDIKKLVLKYAQVLHGRPNYTSIHAAGILISSKPIHYFSATNLPPKGFPTVQFDMHIAEDVGLYKFDILGQRGLGKIKDAVAIIKHNNPRVALPDIHNAKQFFTDDRINEMISQADCIGCFYVESPAMRMLLKKLGVRDYLTLVAASSIIRPGVSKSGMMREYILRHKDPKRAEREGHPVLLRIMPDTYGVMVYQEDVIKVAHHYAGLDLGEADVLRRGMSGKYRSREEFLQVKEKFKNNCLAKGESIAVVNEVWRQIESFAGYAFAKGHSASYAVESYQSLYLKCYFPLEYMVATINNGGGFYRTETYVHEAKKKGAIVHPPCINTSDIQTTIHGKDIYLGFQHLQTFEKKNIVLIINARIDGPFKSLDDFLERVPISLDQLDLLIRVEAFRSIKDNQRSLLWEAHYKNNARPSIDNQKELFKVSITSFKLPEFYIPDVEKAFDQIEILSLSLYDPFILLESIPTIKILAKDLYLHLNKTVEIYGYLVTANNTGTSNGNRMSFGTFLDYNGDWIDTVHFPPSLKKYPIQGKAVYKITGKVVAEFDFITIEVTTLERQHYRSDTKTTAFYNPKGGPKDNDNHSPFKLIK; via the coding sequence ATGTATCTCAATAATCACTCTTATTTTAGTTTAAGATATGGAACAATTTCTGAGGAGGAATTACTAGATCTAGCGATACATGAAGGGTGTAATCATTTTGCACTTACAGATATTAATAATACATCTGGCTGTCTAAATTTTGTGCGTCGCGCAAAGGAAAAAAACATAAAACCTATCATAGGTGTCGATTTTAGAAACAATACAAAACAGTGCTACGTTGCACTCGCAATGAATAACCAAGGCTTCCTTGAAATAAACAACTACTTATCAAAACACTTACATAACAAAACTCCATTTCCTGACCAAGCTCCGCATTTTCAAAATGTAATTATTATTTATCCTTTTGAAAATGTAATGGAGTTAGGAAAGACAACCTTTACTAGTAATGAATATATAGGTGTGCGAGCAAAAGATATTTATAAGCTTAAATTTTCTTCTCTTAGTTCATTAACAAAAAAGTTAGTTATTCTCCATACAGTAAGCTTTCGCGATAAGCGAGATTTTAACACGCATCGTTTATTAAGAGCTATAGATACAAATGTATTACTTAGCACGCTCCCACATACAGATCAGGGAAGTCCTAATGACTTGATGTACTCACGAAAAGAGATTGCTCAGGTTTTTAAAGACTATCCATCACTTATTGAGAATACCAATAACCTCTTACAAGAATGTAAGATCGATTTCAATTTTAGCAAAGATAAACCCTCACAAAACTTAACTACACTATTAAAAAGTCCAGAAGCAGATTACAAAAAACTTCTCGAGCTTTGTGAGAAGGGATTAAAAGATCGTTATGAAGTTGTAGATAACATCATCAAGGGTCGATTAAAGAAAGAGCTTGATCTTATAAAGCGATTAGATTATGTTGCATTCTTTCTTATAAATTGGAAAATTATAGAATATGCTCGCAGCAAAGACTATTACTATGTTGGGAGAGGTAGTGGTGCAAATAGTATTGTAGCATACTTATTACGTATTACAGATGTAGATCCTATAGAACTCGATTTATATTTTGAACGTTTCATGAATCTCTATAGAGCAACACCTCCAGATTTTGACATTGATTTTTCTACTTGGGACCGTGAGGACGTTACAGACTATATTTTTAAAGAGTTTAAAGGGAATCATCAAGTTGCATTGCTAGGCTCTTATGTCACATTTAAACATAGTGGAGCAGTAAGAGAATTAGGTAAAGTATTTGGATTGCCTAAGTATGAAATTGACAAACTAAGCGATGGTCGCTATGATCCAAATAGTCTAGATGATATAAAAAAACTAGTTTTGAAATATGCGCAGGTATTACATGGTAGACCTAATTATACGAGTATACATGCTGCTGGCATATTGATTTCTAGTAAACCTATTCATTACTTTTCTGCTACAAATCTACCTCCTAAAGGATTTCCTACGGTACAATTTGACATGCACATAGCAGAAGATGTGGGGCTTTATAAATTTGATATCCTAGGACAACGTGGTTTAGGTAAAATAAAAGATGCAGTTGCAATTATAAAACATAACAATCCTAGAGTTGCACTTCCAGATATACACAACGCAAAACAGTTTTTTACAGATGATCGCATAAATGAAATGATCTCACAAGCCGACTGTATAGGCTGTTTTTATGTTGAATCTCCAGCTATGCGCATGCTACTCAAAAAGCTAGGTGTTCGCGACTATTTAACGCTAGTAGCCGCAAGCTCCATTATACGTCCTGGGGTTTCAAAAAGCGGTATGATGCGTGAGTATATTTTACGTCATAAAGATCCTAAACGAGCAGAAAGGGAAGGACATCCTGTGTTATTACGTATCATGCCAGATACCTACGGCGTGATGGTATATCAGGAAGATGTTATTAAAGTAGCTCATCATTATGCTGGTTTAGATCTAGGTGAGGCAGATGTATTGAGACGAGGCATGAGTGGTAAGTATAGATCAAGAGAAGAGTTCTTACAAGTAAAGGAAAAGTTTAAAAACAACTGCCTTGCAAAAGGAGAATCTATAGCGGTTGTAAACGAGGTATGGCGTCAGATTGAGAGCTTTGCTGGTTACGCTTTCGCGAAAGGTCATTCTGCTTCCTATGCTGTAGAATCCTATCAAAGTTTATATCTTAAATGTTATTTCCCTTTAGAATACATGGTAGCAACCATTAATAATGGAGGAGGTTTCTATAGAACAGAAACATATGTGCATGAAGCCAAAAAGAAAGGTGCAATTGTACATCCACCATGTATTAATACTAGCGATATTCAAACAACTATACATGGAAAAGATATTTATTTAGGATTTCAACATTTACAAACGTTTGAAAAGAAAAATATAGTGTTGATTATAAATGCTCGCATAGATGGACCTTTTAAATCATTAGATGACTTCTTAGAGCGTGTTCCTATAAGTTTAGACCAGTTAGACCTACTTATAAGAGTAGAAGCTTTTAGGAGCATAAAAGATAATCAGCGTTCTCTATTATGGGAAGCTCATTATAAGAACAATGCTCGGCCATCAATAGATAACCAAAAAGAGCTGTTCAAAGTATCAATCACTAGCTTTAAATTACCTGAATTCTATATTCCAGACGTAGAAAAAGCATTTGATCAAATAGAAATTCTAAGTCTTTCACTGTACGACCCATTCATTTTACTTGAGTCTATACCCACGATAAAAATTTTAGCAAAGGACTTGTATCTCCATTTAAATAAAACGGTAGAGATTTATGGCTATCTAGTTACAGCAAATAATACAGGCACCTCAAATGGCAATCGCATGTCCTTCGGTACCTTCTTAGATTATAACGGTGATTGGATAGATACTGTTCACTTTCCTCCTTCACTAAAGAAATACCCTATACAAGGTAAAGCAGTTTATAAGATAACTGGTAAAGTTGTAGCAGAATTTGATTTTATCACTATTGAGGTGACAACATTAGAAAGACAGCACTATAGATCTGATACTAAAACTACGGCATTCTATAATCCTAAGGGAGGTCCAAAAGATAATGACAATCATAGTCCTTTTAAGCTTATAAAGTAA